From the genome of Lentimonas sp. CC4, one region includes:
- a CDS encoding PEP-CTERM sorting domain-containing protein: MKKQIKFIATATALLAFTQAGHAASINWTGGGTTDDWNDTANWGGVTPGSQGVEDSVIFNTAGDNNTPTASFAFTTASDFNFRNEATLTLQTGVTISNFDQGRLAANGGNGGGHVVQTGGTLSGRTFVVASSLTATTRSSHTMSGGNVTLTELYEVNTLGDVILTGSTAAVSAGSIDFEGNSTLTFNFDAAGIGSFTTAGSFGAGTTSTMTINVGSYNATVGAAFTLVDAATLTGFDSGNITVNGFGTEGVGYTLTQDLAGSGDIVFTVIPEPGTYALLAGLTGLAFVMLRRRRS; this comes from the coding sequence ATGAAAAAACAGATCAAATTTATCGCAACGGCAACCGCCCTGCTCGCGTTCACTCAAGCTGGCCATGCTGCTAGTATTAATTGGACTGGCGGTGGCACTACGGACGATTGGAATGATACTGCCAATTGGGGCGGAGTCACTCCGGGCAGCCAGGGTGTGGAAGATAGTGTAATCTTTAATACAGCGGGTGACAACAATACCCCGACAGCATCCTTTGCCTTTACGACGGCATCGGATTTCAATTTCAGAAATGAAGCAACACTGACACTTCAGACCGGAGTGACCATTTCCAACTTTGACCAAGGACGCCTAGCAGCGAATGGCGGCAATGGAGGAGGGCACGTTGTTCAGACTGGCGGCACTCTGTCCGGTAGAACTTTTGTCGTTGCTAGCAGTCTTACAGCGACAACACGCTCTTCACACACCATGTCTGGTGGCAATGTGACGCTTACCGAACTTTACGAGGTGAATACACTTGGCGATGTCATCCTGACGGGGTCGACCGCGGCTGTTTCAGCGGGTTCGATTGATTTTGAAGGCAACTCTACATTAACGTTCAATTTTGATGCAGCAGGCATCGGTTCGTTTACAACTGCTGGATCCTTTGGCGCAGGCACGACTTCAACCATGACGATCAATGTTGGTAGCTACAACGCGACTGTCGGCGCCGCCTTCACCCTCGTAGATGCGGCTACGCTTACAGGTTTTGACAGTGGTAATATCACAGTGAATGGCTTCGGCACTGAGGGGGTTGGTTATACCTTGACTCAGGACCTAGCGGGTAGTGGTGATATTGTCTTCACGGTCATTCCGGAGCCCGGCACTTACGCACTGCTCGCTGGCCTCACTGGTCTGGCCTTCGTGATGCTTCGTCGTCGTAGATCCTGA
- a CDS encoding PEP-CTERM sorting domain-containing protein, translating to MEKHTITQFSLLVAAGLFASSAQADTFTWNNPGDTTASWSVADNWLNGGVTATTAPTDGDSVILNAGEKDGGGGAWVTADTSFTITSGQSVIANEDGTSLRPNGQTFTVATGGTLDLTNGGNTTGTYGNVFGGNNPTLIIESGATARVTTFDWNRASENEIITFAANSLGEVTLFQVDGEAQLGGGAGDALNLDLTDLTAGSELGTYELIDYGSLNGTFGIVNVLGLEAGQTFSTDYVYDFGGGDLGIAISVIPEPGTYALLAGLTGLTFVMLRRRRA from the coding sequence ATGGAAAAGCACACTATCACACAATTTTCTCTGCTTGTCGCCGCAGGCCTTTTCGCTTCTTCCGCGCAAGCGGACACGTTCACATGGAATAATCCCGGTGATACGACTGCGAGTTGGAGTGTCGCCGATAATTGGCTTAATGGTGGTGTTACTGCCACTACTGCCCCCACCGATGGGGATTCGGTCATCCTTAATGCGGGGGAAAAAGACGGTGGAGGTGGCGCATGGGTTACTGCAGATACCTCGTTTACAATTACATCGGGCCAGTCCGTGATCGCCAATGAAGATGGCACTAGCCTACGTCCAAATGGGCAAACATTCACTGTTGCAACTGGCGGCACACTTGATTTGACCAATGGGGGTAACACGACAGGAACATATGGTAACGTTTTTGGTGGAAATAACCCAACCCTAATTATCGAGTCTGGCGCGACGGCTAGGGTCACGACCTTCGACTGGAATAGAGCCAGCGAAAACGAAATAATAACCTTCGCTGCAAACAGCTTGGGTGAGGTGACGCTCTTTCAAGTCGATGGGGAAGCTCAACTTGGTGGCGGTGCTGGTGATGCATTGAATCTGGATTTAACGGATCTGACTGCAGGAAGTGAATTGGGAACCTATGAATTGATTGACTACGGTTCACTGAATGGAACTTTTGGCATCGTGAATGTTCTGGGTTTGGAAGCAGGGCAGACGTTTTCCACAGATTATGTTTACGACTTTGGCGGAGGCGATTTAGGAATCGCGATCTCCGTCATTCCAGAACCTGGCACTTACGCACTGCTCGCTGGGCTCACTGGTTTGACATTCGTAATGCTTCGTCGTCGCCGCGCTTAA